The segment AGTAATCGGCTGGACGTAGGCGTGTCGTACCTCGAGCGCCTTGATCAGGAGCGCTTTGATTCCCTTGCCCTGGACGAGACCCGTATGGGCCTGCTGTACGACCAGCGGTATTTCAACTTTGGCGATCAGCCCCTGAGCTGGGAGGCGCTCATTGAATTGCCGCTGGGCCTGCTCAGTAGCGGCATGCACTTTCGCCAGTCCATCGACTACAACTTCCACAGCCGTGGCCTCACGCCACACCCCCTGCTGCAAACCGATGCCGTTCATCAACTGTTACAAGCCGTCCACGGCGGCCTGTGCTGCGCCGTCATGCCCCTAGATGGCGGGCTGCAAGCATTGACCGATGATTTGCGCCTGCATCCCATTGCAGACGCTCGCACACTGGCCCGACTGGGCTTGATCATGCGTCGTGCTGCCCCGCGCTCAGCCCTGGCTGAAGCCTGTTTTGCGCTTTATCAGAAATCACAAAACCCTTCTTGATCGACGCTATCTATCAATAGATCAGCACTAGCGATTAGACGCGACACTGTGTCGCGCCTAGGCTAAGAGCTGAATTGAACGTTGGTACAGCCTTATGAACGCCAAGCGCCCCCTGTGCGCGGCGCCCGCTTCTGTTACGCCCGCGCCTGCTGCCAGCCAGAACTATGACTACGTCACCCTGGATCACAGCAGCGGTGAGCAAACGGCCCTGGCCGAAGAAGTCGCCCTGGCGATTGCCTACAACGGCATCAGCCAGGCCGTAATGCTGGTCACGCCCACCGATCTCGAAGACTTCATCGTCGGCTTCAGCCTGGGCAGCGGCATCATTCACGACGCCAGCGAAATCTATGACCTCAAGCTTACGGGTGCCGGTTCAGCCCACTACGCACAGGTCGAGATCGCCAGCCGCGCGTTCTGGAACCTCAAACAGCAACGCCGACAACTGGCCGGTACCAGCGGCTGCGGCTTGTGCGGTGTAGAAGCGGTCGAACAGGCCCTGCCTGACCTCAAGGTACTGCCCGGCGCACCGTTGCCACCGGCACAGTGGCTAGAAGGCCTGCGCCAGCGCATCAGTGATTTTCAGCCGCTGGGCCAGCACTGCGGCGCCGTACATGCTGCCGTCTATATGGACGGCCAGGGCCAGTTGCTGATGGGCCGTGAAGACATTGGCCGCCACAACGCTCTGGATAAATTGATCGGTGCGCTGGTGCGCCAGCACATCGACCTGACGGGCGGCGCAGCGATCGTCACCAGCCGTTGCAGCCTTGAGCTGATTCAAAAAGTGTTGCGCGCCGGTATCCAGACCCTGATCAGCCTGTCCTCGCCCACGGGCCTGGCGCTGCAATGGGCACGACGCCACAACCTCAACCTTATTCATCTGCCACAAAAAAGCGCACCACGGGTGTACAGCCCGGCGCAGGAGAATCAACCGTGAGCACACACCATCAAGCCGACAAAACCCCGACTCCCCGCTACAAGCCCTACAAAGGCCCGGCCGGTGGCTGGGGCGCGCTGATCAGTGTGGCGCAAGCCTGGTTGACCAGCGACAACGCGCTGAAAAACCTGCGCATGATGCTCAAGACCAACCAGAACGGCGGCTTCGACTGCCCGGGCTGCGCCTGGGGTGACTCGCCGGAGAGTGGTCTGGTCAAGTTCTGCGAAAACGGCGCCAAGGCGGTGAACTGGGAAGCGACCAAACGTCGTGTCGATGCTGCTTTTTTTGCCAGGCACAGCGTCAGCGCACTGCTGGAGCAAAGCGATTACTGGCTGGAATATCAGGGCCGCCTGACCGAGCCCATGAGCTACAACCCTGAAACCGACCGCTACACCCCCATCAGCTGGGACGCCGCGTTCGCCTTGATCGCCCGGCACCTGCTCAACCTGGCCAGCCCCAATGAGGCGGAGTTCTACACCTCGGGCCGGGCCAGTAATGAAGCCGCGTATTTGTACCAACTGTTTGTGCGCTCGTTTGGCACCAACAACTTCCCGGATTGCTCAAACATGTGCCACGAGGCCAGCGGCGTGGCGTTGGCGCAAAGCATCGGGGTGGGCAAAGGCACCGTGACGTTCGACGATTTCGAACACTCCGATGCGATTTTCGTGCTGGGGCAAAACCCCGGCACCAATCACCCGCGCATGCTTGAACCGTTGCGTGAAGCGGTTAAACGCGGTGCCCAGGTGGTGTGCGTCAACCCGCTCAAAGAGCGTGGACTGGAACGCTTTCAGCACCCGCAACACCCGCTGGAAATGCTCACTAACGGCGACCGCCCGACCAACACGGCCTATTTGCGTCCGGCGTTAGGCGGCGACATGGCACTGTTGCGCGGCATGGCCAAGTTTCTGTTGCAGTGGGAGCGCGATGCCCAGGCCGCAGGCGAGCCGGCCGTCTTCGATCACGCTTTTTTGAATGAACACACCGCAGGCATCCTCGACTACATCTCCAGCCTCGATGACACCTCGTGGGATCACCTCGTGGAACAATCGGGCCTGCCCCTGGTGGATATCGAGCGCGCTGCTCGCATGTACCTCAAGGGCAAAAACGTGATCATGTGCTGGGCGATGGGCATCACCCAGCATCGGCACTCGGTGCAGACCATTCAGGAAATCGCCAACCTGATGCTGCTGCGCGGCAACATTGGCCGCCCTGGCGCAGGGCTGTGCCCGGTGCGTGGCCACAGTAACGTGCAGGGTGATCGCACGATGGGCATCAACGAACGCCCGCCGGTGGCTTTCCTGGACGCCCTGGAGCGTCGCTTCCAGTTCAAGGTGCCCCGTGAAAACGGCCACAACGTGGTTGAAGCCATCCACGCCATGCTTGAAGGACGTGCCAAGGTGTTTATCGGCCTGGGCGGCAACTTCGCCCAAGCCACCCCGGACAGCCCGCGCACTGCCCAGGCGCTGCGCAATTGCGACCTGACCGTACAGATCAGCACCAAGCTCAACCGCAGCCATCTGATGCACGGTAAAGAAGCGCTGATCTTGCCGTGCCTGGGCCGCACCGATATCGACATCCAGGCTCAAGGCCCGCAAGCCGTCACGGTGGAAGACTCCTTCAGCATGGTTCACGACTCCAACGGCCAGTTGCAGCCACTGTCCAACCAGATGCGTTCGGAGCCCGCGATCATCGCCGGTATCGCCGCCGCCACCCTGGGCACTCATCCGATTGACTGGAGCTGGGTGGTGGGCGACTACCGGCGTATCCGCGAGCTGATCGCCGACACCATCCCGGGCTTCAAGGACTTCAACACACGAATTCAGCACCCTGGCGGTTTTTACCTGGGCAACTCGGCCGGTGCGCGGCAGTGGAACACGCCGTCGCAGCGCGCCAACTTCCGGCCCAACGTGCTGCCACAAGACCTGGTGGATGCACGCACCCGCGCTACCGGCCAGTTGCCCGACCTGATTTTGCAGTCGATGCGTTCCCACGATCAGTACAACACCACCATTTATGGCCTCGATGACCGCTATCGTGGGGTCAAGGGCCAGCGTGACGTGTTGTTCGTCAACGAAGCCGACATCATCCGCCTGGGCTTCAAGCCGGGGCAAAAGGTCGACATCGTTTCGATCTGGAATGACCAGCACGAGCGCAGGGTCAAAAACTTCACCCTGTTGGCATTTGATATTCCTGCCGGGCAAGCCGCTGCGTATTACCCGGAGGTCAATCCGTTGGTGCCGCTGGAAAGCACAGGCGATGGCAGCCACACGCCTACGTCCAAATTCGTGGCCATTTGCCTGGAAGCCGCCAGCCCGTCGAAACTGATCATGGCCAAGGCCAGCTGACGCAGTCCGCTCCCACATTTAAAACCCATCACATCCAAACTTCAGGCACAAAAAAGGCCGATTTCCTACGAAATCGGCCTCTCCGAACTAGTAAACAGACCACCAAAAATTCATTAAGTTCCCTAGAAAAAACAACAACTTATAGAATTGTGTACAACTCGTGCTACTCGTCGGATTTCGATTGTCACCCATCATCGACAGCCTCAGGATCGCGCCGTCATCTCTTTGAGGCTCATCTATGAAGCTCACCTCGATTCTCTTGTTGTCCCTTGGCCTGGTCAGTGGCGTAGCCTCGGCCGGTGGCACCACCGAAGCCGGTGTAGGCGGCGCATTAGGCGGGGTTCTTGGCGCCGTGGTTGGCCAACAGCTCGGCGGCTCGACCGGTTCTGCCATTGGTGCAGGCGTGGGTGGCGCGGCAGGCAGTGCCGTAGGTGCCGACAAACGCAGCCGGGGCGAAGCGGCCATTGGCGGCGCACTGGGCGCTGCTGGCGGCAACGTGCTGGGCCGCAGTGTCGGCGGCAGCACCGGTGCTCTGGTCGGCTCAGCCGCTGGCGGTGGTGCTGGTGGCGCGCTGGGTAACTACATGGGCAATAAAAGCGACGCCGAAGATCGTCGCTATCGCGATCGTGACAACCGTCGCTACTACCGCGACGACAACCGCGGCCGTGGCCACGCGTATGGCCATCGCAAAAAGAACAAACATCGTCATCATTGATTACCCAAAAACGGGAGCCGAAAGGCTCCCGTTTTTATTGGGGCCTGGCTCGCCTCGCCAAATTGTTTCAATGCATTACGCCCGCCTGTCACAGTGTCAATCATGCAAACTGCATGCACCTGAATCTCAAATAATTATTAACCCATTGAAAGATATGAAATTACCAACAAACACCCTGTTGGCATGTCACCTGCAATCTCTTGAATGAACGCTGCACTTCCTACCATTCAGGAGCACAACAACAATGATCGGGACAACTGAGCACTATCCCGCAGCCCTGCAAGACTCCTCTGGCCACTCAGGTGTTTCCTGGGCCGCCATCTTTGCGGGGGCAGCCACCGCTGCCGCGCTGTCTCTGCTGCTGATCATGCTGGGCGCAGGCCTGGGCTTTTCGGCAGTTTCACCGTGGGCAAATGAAGGCGTGGGCGCCAAAGGCCTGGGTATCACCGCCATTGTCTGGCTGGCCATCACACAAATCATTGCGTCAGGGATGGGGGGCTATCTGGCCGGCCGCTTGCGGGTCAAGTGGGCCAACATGCATGGCGATGAAGTGTACTTTCGGGATACAGCACATGGCTTTCTGGCTTGGGCAGTTGCGACGCTGGTTACCGTAACCCTGATCGCAGGCTCGGTCAGCAGCGTGATTGGCAGCGGTGTTCAAGCTGGGGCCAGCGTGGCTTCAGGTGCCGCTTCGGCCATGAGCAGCGCAGCCGCCAGCCACGCCGATAAAAGTTCGGGCAATAGCTCTGATTACTTTATCGACACCCTGTTTCGCGATGATCGCGGCACTGCTGTCAGCGAAGACGCCGCCCACGGCATCGTCACGCGCATCTTTGTTCGCAGCCTGGGCAACGACGGCCAGTTAAGTGGCGAGGACCGTACCTATCTGGCGCAAATCGTCGCTCAACGGACCAACCTCAGCCAGGCCGAGGCCGAGCAACGGGTCGATCAGGTGTATGCCAAAGCCCACCAGGCGGTTGAAGACGCCAAGGTCAAAGCCAAGGAAGCCGCAGACACCGCAGCAAAAGTCGCCGCCTGGACCACCCTGTGGATGTTCATCAGTCTGCTGCTGGGTGCATTTTTCGCCAGCCTCTGCGCCACGTTTGGCGGCCGCCAACGCGATGCCGTGAGCTACGTGGAGCACACCACCAAGCCGCCTGTTTATTAATCAATCTGGAGAATGAAAATGCGCTCATTACTGCTGTTTTTTCTCGGTATCCCGATCCCGATCATCATTCTGATTGCCCTGTTTGTGCATTGATGCAACAGGTATAAACCCTGAACGGCCTTCTTCATGAAGGCCGTTTTTTTGTGGCCCGGATCAAACCGGCAGACACGTGGTGGATTTGATTTCTGACAACGCCACGATCGAATTCACCTCTTGAATACCCGGGACCATCGACAGTTTTTCGAAGAAAAATCGCTCGTAGGCTTCGATGTCGGCAGTGACGATGCGCAGCAGAAAATCCACCGACCCCATCAGCACATAGCACTCCAGCACCTCGGGAAAACCGCGGATCGCGTCGGTGA is part of the Pseudomonas sp. ML2-2023-3 genome and harbors:
- a CDS encoding LysR family transcriptional regulator; this translates as MDIKQLKFLIALDETRHFGQAAARCHITQPTLSMRLRSLEQELDLQLVNRGQRFESFTAPGERVLAWARTVLAAYDGLQAEAAACRGNLIGTLRLGVVPLSSFDPLPLLQRLHQEHPELRFELSALSSEQILEQLASNRLDVGVSYLERLDQERFDSLALDETRMGLLYDQRYFNFGDQPLSWEALIELPLGLLSSGMHFRQSIDYNFHSRGLTPHPLLQTDAVHQLLQAVHGGLCCAVMPLDGGLQALTDDLRLHPIADARTLARLGLIMRRAAPRSALAEACFALYQKSQNPS
- the fdhD gene encoding formate dehydrogenase accessory sulfurtransferase FdhD, coding for MNAKRPLCAAPASVTPAPAASQNYDYVTLDHSSGEQTALAEEVALAIAYNGISQAVMLVTPTDLEDFIVGFSLGSGIIHDASEIYDLKLTGAGSAHYAQVEIASRAFWNLKQQRRQLAGTSGCGLCGVEAVEQALPDLKVLPGAPLPPAQWLEGLRQRISDFQPLGQHCGAVHAAVYMDGQGQLLMGREDIGRHNALDKLIGALVRQHIDLTGGAAIVTSRCSLELIQKVLRAGIQTLISLSSPTGLALQWARRHNLNLIHLPQKSAPRVYSPAQENQP
- a CDS encoding FdhF/YdeP family oxidoreductase, with product MSTHHQADKTPTPRYKPYKGPAGGWGALISVAQAWLTSDNALKNLRMMLKTNQNGGFDCPGCAWGDSPESGLVKFCENGAKAVNWEATKRRVDAAFFARHSVSALLEQSDYWLEYQGRLTEPMSYNPETDRYTPISWDAAFALIARHLLNLASPNEAEFYTSGRASNEAAYLYQLFVRSFGTNNFPDCSNMCHEASGVALAQSIGVGKGTVTFDDFEHSDAIFVLGQNPGTNHPRMLEPLREAVKRGAQVVCVNPLKERGLERFQHPQHPLEMLTNGDRPTNTAYLRPALGGDMALLRGMAKFLLQWERDAQAAGEPAVFDHAFLNEHTAGILDYISSLDDTSWDHLVEQSGLPLVDIERAARMYLKGKNVIMCWAMGITQHRHSVQTIQEIANLMLLRGNIGRPGAGLCPVRGHSNVQGDRTMGINERPPVAFLDALERRFQFKVPRENGHNVVEAIHAMLEGRAKVFIGLGGNFAQATPDSPRTAQALRNCDLTVQISTKLNRSHLMHGKEALILPCLGRTDIDIQAQGPQAVTVEDSFSMVHDSNGQLQPLSNQMRSEPAIIAGIAAATLGTHPIDWSWVVGDYRRIRELIADTIPGFKDFNTRIQHPGGFYLGNSAGARQWNTPSQRANFRPNVLPQDLVDARTRATGQLPDLILQSMRSHDQYNTTIYGLDDRYRGVKGQRDVLFVNEADIIRLGFKPGQKVDIVSIWNDQHERRVKNFTLLAFDIPAGQAAAYYPEVNPLVPLESTGDGSHTPTSKFVAICLEAASPSKLIMAKAS
- a CDS encoding glycine zipper domain-containing protein: MKLTSILLLSLGLVSGVASAGGTTEAGVGGALGGVLGAVVGQQLGGSTGSAIGAGVGGAAGSAVGADKRSRGEAAIGGALGAAGGNVLGRSVGGSTGALVGSAAGGGAGGALGNYMGNKSDAEDRRYRDRDNRRYYRDDNRGRGHAYGHRKKNKHRHH